Proteins encoded by one window of Microbacterium testaceum:
- a CDS encoding NUDIX hydrolase produces MTRTEIETAVYAAGGVVWRQVEGKLRILLIHRTKYRDLTLPKGKVDPGETLAETAVREIREETGIRVSLGVPVGVSRYRMPSSRTKIVHYWAAEATDAAVRSSTFVPNKEVAAIEWVSLKKARKNLSYPVDIEILDEFTRIVEEGALPTFPIVVLRHGKARAREEWEGSDSARPLTPRGRRQAEAIVGPLLAFGVRRVYSSPAERCVRTAAPLAQALGQRIHLTEAVSQDAWEEGHADARSLIGERVRARKPVVVSSHRPVLPDILHELALATGTMGGSYLGSASALEPAAFSVVHIPVEHPGAGIVAIETHEPKV; encoded by the coding sequence GTGACGAGGACCGAGATCGAGACCGCCGTCTACGCGGCCGGCGGTGTGGTGTGGCGGCAGGTCGAGGGGAAGCTCCGCATCCTGCTCATCCACCGCACGAAGTACCGGGATCTGACCCTCCCGAAGGGCAAGGTCGACCCCGGCGAGACGCTCGCCGAGACCGCCGTGCGCGAGATCCGTGAAGAGACCGGCATCCGCGTCTCGCTCGGGGTGCCCGTCGGGGTCTCTCGATACCGGATGCCGAGCTCACGCACCAAGATCGTGCACTACTGGGCGGCCGAGGCGACCGATGCCGCCGTGCGCAGCTCGACGTTCGTGCCGAACAAAGAGGTCGCGGCGATCGAGTGGGTGAGCCTGAAGAAGGCCCGAAAGAACCTCAGCTACCCCGTCGACATCGAGATCCTCGACGAGTTCACGCGGATCGTCGAAGAGGGGGCCCTGCCCACCTTCCCGATCGTCGTGTTGCGCCACGGCAAGGCGCGGGCCCGCGAGGAGTGGGAGGGCTCCGACAGCGCCCGCCCCCTGACCCCGCGCGGGCGCCGCCAGGCCGAGGCGATCGTCGGTCCCCTCCTCGCCTTCGGTGTGCGTCGGGTCTACTCGAGCCCCGCCGAGCGCTGTGTCCGCACCGCCGCTCCCCTCGCCCAAGCCCTCGGCCAGCGCATCCACCTGACCGAGGCTGTCAGCCAGGACGCGTGGGAAGAGGGCCACGCCGACGCCCGGTCGCTCATCGGCGAACGGGTGCGCGCGCGCAAGCCGGTCGTCGTGTCGAGCCACCGACCCGTCCTGCCCGACATCCTGCACGAGCTCGCGCTCGCGACCGGAACCATGGGCGGCTCGTACCTCGGGAGCGCTTCGGCGCTGGAGCCCGCGGCGTTCTCGGTCGTGCATATCCCCGTCGAGCACCCCGGCGCCGGCATCGTGGCCATCGAGACGCACGAACCAAAGGTGTGA
- a CDS encoding winged helix-turn-helix domain-containing protein encodes MAQLLVLSSAPGGGAALPALELLSHRVRQIPAEAAQLVNAPSADVIFVDARFDLVGAKSLSKILTTTGVEAPLVLIVTEGGLTAVSTDWGIDDVVLVGAGPAEIDARIRLAMGRRAADQVSTRIQTSGITIDESSYSAKVHGKPLDLTYKEFQLLHFFATHPSRVFTREQLLSEVWGYDYFGGTRTVDVHVRRLRAKLGDLEQLIGTVRNVGYRFNVYEDDAPAAASPSA; translated from the coding sequence TTGGCACAGCTTCTGGTACTCAGCTCCGCCCCGGGCGGCGGCGCGGCCCTGCCTGCGCTCGAACTGCTGAGCCACCGCGTCCGACAGATCCCCGCCGAGGCCGCGCAGCTGGTGAACGCCCCCAGCGCCGACGTCATCTTCGTCGACGCGCGCTTCGACCTGGTCGGCGCGAAGTCGCTCAGCAAGATCCTGACGACCACCGGCGTCGAGGCGCCGCTCGTGCTGATCGTCACCGAGGGCGGACTCACCGCGGTCTCCACCGACTGGGGCATCGACGACGTCGTCCTGGTCGGCGCCGGTCCCGCCGAGATCGACGCGCGCATCCGACTCGCGATGGGCCGTCGCGCCGCCGATCAGGTCTCCACGCGCATTCAGACCTCGGGCATCACGATCGACGAGTCGTCCTACTCGGCGAAGGTGCACGGCAAGCCCCTCGACCTCACCTACAAGGAGTTCCAGCTCCTGCACTTCTTCGCCACGCACCCCTCGCGCGTCTTCACGCGCGAGCAGCTGCTGAGCGAGGTCTGGGGCTACGACTACTTCGGCGGCACGCGCACGGTCGACGTGCACGTGCGACGCCTGCGCGCGAAGCTCGGCGATCTCGAGCAGCTCATCGGCACGGTGCGCAACGTCGGGTACCGGTTCAACGTCTACGAAGACGACGCCCCCGCCGCGGCATCCCCCTCCGCATAA
- a CDS encoding YgfZ/GcvT domain-containing protein, with protein MTSFSDVPGAVVDDRGLRHVGAPVAEQRRLASGSALAPLGDRRVITVSGEDRRSWLDSLSSQALTHLAPGVSTEFLILDPQGRVEHAASVVDDGETTWLVVDASDAEALATWLTRMRFRLRVVVTDRSDELFVLGGTREAVSALTTVAPVWVDPWPDVSPGGWAYARVDPHPGADRDWAEAIVDAAEFERVIASAAAGRTALAGLDAVEALRVAAWRPRVSVDADERLLPHEMDWLRTAVHLSKGCYRGQETVAKVHNLGHPPRRVVALQLDGSDNVLPSRGDVVRAGDTVIGAITSVAVHHEEGPIALALVKRTAPEGEPLVVDTADGPLAAAAETVVPADAGATASVPRLPRLGRRRAAE; from the coding sequence ATGACCTCGTTCTCGGACGTCCCCGGTGCGGTCGTCGACGACCGGGGCCTCCGCCACGTCGGTGCTCCCGTCGCGGAGCAGCGCCGCTTGGCATCCGGATCCGCCCTCGCCCCGCTCGGTGACCGCCGAGTCATCACGGTCTCGGGCGAGGATCGACGCAGCTGGCTCGATTCCCTGTCGTCGCAGGCGCTCACGCACCTGGCGCCCGGGGTCTCGACCGAGTTCCTCATCCTCGACCCGCAGGGCCGTGTCGAACACGCCGCCTCGGTCGTCGACGACGGCGAGACCACGTGGCTCGTCGTCGACGCCTCCGACGCCGAGGCCCTCGCGACCTGGCTCACGCGCATGCGGTTCCGTCTGCGCGTCGTGGTGACCGATCGTTCGGACGAGTTGTTCGTCCTCGGTGGCACGCGCGAGGCCGTCAGCGCCCTCACGACCGTCGCACCCGTCTGGGTCGATCCGTGGCCCGACGTCTCTCCCGGCGGCTGGGCGTACGCCCGTGTCGACCCGCACCCGGGTGCCGACCGCGACTGGGCCGAAGCGATCGTGGATGCCGCGGAGTTCGAGCGCGTGATCGCGTCCGCCGCGGCGGGGCGGACGGCTCTGGCCGGTCTCGACGCCGTCGAGGCGCTGCGCGTGGCCGCGTGGCGTCCCCGGGTGTCCGTCGACGCCGACGAGCGGCTCCTCCCGCACGAGATGGACTGGCTCCGCACGGCGGTGCACCTGTCGAAGGGCTGCTACCGCGGCCAGGAGACGGTCGCCAAGGTGCACAACCTCGGTCACCCGCCGCGTCGCGTCGTGGCGTTGCAGCTCGACGGCAGCGACAACGTCCTCCCCTCTCGCGGAGACGTCGTCCGCGCGGGCGACACCGTGATCGGGGCCATCACCTCGGTCGCCGTGCACCACGAGGAGGGCCCCATCGCCCTCGCCCTCGTCAAGCGCACCGCCCCCGAGGGTGAGCCTCTCGTCGTCGACACCGCTGACGGCCCGCTCGCCGCCGCAGCCGAGACGGTCGTGCCGGCCGACGCCGGGGCCACCGCCTCGGTTCCCCGCTTGCCGCGCCTCGGGCGCCGCCGCGCCGCGGAATGA
- a CDS encoding RNA degradosome polyphosphate kinase, with amino-acid sequence MMEHDSLDAGLGDADDDDFDEAVEAEDDQLPDHRYLDREISWLSFNQRVLELAEDPTVPVLERANFLAIFASNLDEFFMVRVAGLKRRIVTGLAVPTNVGRAPLDVLADISAEAHRLQLRHAAAWTEKVRPALADAGIEVVTWDSLDEPTAERLTEYFQRNVFPVLMPLAVDPAHPFPYISGLSLNLAIRIRNARTGRQEFARLKVPPMLPRFVEIGGDGPGVRYLPLEELISNHLGDLFPGMEVLDHHAFRLTRNEDMTIEEDETENLIQALEAELLRRRFGPPIRLEITEDMDDVTRSLLLSELDITEQEVYRLPGALDLRGLFDLSRIDRPDLRYPPHVPKTALAFQPPEQNGRADLFGAIRKGDVLVHHPYESFATSVQAFLEQAARDPHVLAIKQTLYRTSGDSPIVQALIDAAEAGKQVLALVEVKARFDEANNIVWARKLEKAGVHVVYGLVGLKTHCKLALVIREEEGRLRHYSHVGTGNYNPKTSRIYEDFGLFTVDDQVGRDLTRLFNELSGYAIEKKFKRLLVAPLHLRRGLLRHIDKERRNALEGKPSGVRIKVNSMVDEEIIDALYRASQAGVPVEVWVRGICSIKPGVPGMSENITVRSILGRYLEHSRIFTFENDGDPQVFIGSADMMHRNLDRRVEALVRVVDPVQVQELTTLFTLAMDDGTSSWHLGSEGEWTRHSVDDAGAPLIDLQEHTMALVQRKRRARTAR; translated from the coding sequence ATGATGGAACACGACTCGCTGGATGCCGGTCTCGGCGACGCCGACGACGACGACTTCGACGAGGCCGTAGAGGCCGAGGACGACCAGCTTCCCGACCACCGCTACCTCGACCGCGAGATCAGCTGGCTGTCGTTCAATCAGCGCGTGCTCGAACTGGCCGAAGACCCCACGGTCCCCGTGCTCGAGCGCGCGAACTTCCTCGCGATCTTCGCCAGCAACCTCGACGAGTTCTTCATGGTGCGCGTCGCCGGCCTCAAGCGCCGCATCGTCACGGGCCTGGCCGTCCCGACCAACGTCGGTCGCGCCCCGCTCGACGTGCTCGCCGACATCTCGGCCGAGGCGCACCGCCTGCAGCTCCGCCACGCCGCCGCCTGGACCGAGAAGGTGCGCCCCGCTCTCGCCGACGCCGGTATCGAGGTCGTCACGTGGGACTCGCTCGACGAGCCCACCGCCGAGCGGCTCACCGAGTACTTCCAGCGCAACGTCTTCCCGGTGCTCATGCCGCTGGCCGTCGACCCCGCGCACCCGTTCCCGTACATCTCGGGCCTGTCGCTGAACCTCGCGATCCGCATCCGCAACGCCCGCACGGGCCGCCAGGAGTTCGCGCGTCTCAAGGTGCCCCCCATGCTCCCCCGCTTCGTCGAGATCGGCGGAGACGGGCCCGGCGTGCGCTACCTGCCGCTCGAGGAGCTCATCTCGAACCACCTCGGCGACCTGTTCCCCGGGATGGAGGTCCTCGATCACCACGCGTTCCGCTTGACGCGCAACGAGGACATGACGATCGAAGAGGACGAGACCGAGAACCTCATCCAGGCGCTCGAGGCCGAGCTCCTGCGTCGCCGCTTCGGCCCGCCCATCCGCCTCGAGATCACCGAGGACATGGACGACGTGACCCGCTCGCTGCTGCTGAGCGAGCTCGACATCACCGAGCAGGAGGTCTACCGCCTTCCCGGCGCCCTCGATCTGCGCGGCCTGTTCGACCTCTCGCGCATCGACCGGCCCGATCTGCGCTACCCGCCGCACGTACCCAAGACGGCTCTGGCCTTCCAGCCGCCCGAGCAGAACGGCCGCGCCGACCTGTTCGGCGCGATCCGCAAGGGCGACGTGCTCGTGCACCACCCCTACGAGTCGTTCGCGACGAGCGTGCAGGCCTTCCTCGAGCAGGCCGCCCGCGACCCGCACGTGCTCGCGATCAAGCAGACGCTGTACCGGACGTCGGGCGACAGCCCCATCGTGCAGGCGCTCATCGACGCGGCCGAGGCCGGCAAGCAGGTGCTCGCGCTCGTCGAGGTGAAGGCCCGCTTCGACGAGGCCAACAACATCGTCTGGGCGCGCAAGCTCGAGAAGGCGGGCGTCCACGTCGTCTACGGCCTCGTCGGCCTCAAGACCCACTGCAAGCTCGCCCTCGTCATCCGCGAAGAAGAGGGGCGCCTGCGCCACTACAGCCACGTCGGCACGGGCAACTACAACCCCAAGACGAGCCGTATCTACGAGGACTTCGGCCTGTTCACCGTCGACGACCAGGTCGGTCGCGACCTCACGCGTCTGTTCAACGAGTTGAGCGGGTACGCGATCGAGAAGAAGTTCAAGCGTCTGCTCGTCGCACCCCTGCACCTGCGCCGAGGGCTCCTGCGCCACATCGACAAGGAGCGCCGCAACGCTCTCGAGGGCAAGCCCTCGGGGGTGCGGATCAAGGTCAACTCGATGGTCGACGAAGAGATCATCGATGCCCTGTACCGCGCGAGCCAGGCGGGCGTGCCCGTCGAAGTGTGGGTGCGCGGCATCTGCTCGATCAAACCCGGCGTCCCCGGGATGAGCGAGAACATCACGGTGCGCTCCATCCTCGGCCGCTACCTCGAGCACTCCCGCATCTTCACGTTCGAGAACGACGGCGACCCGCAGGTGTTCATCGGCAGCGCCGACATGATGCACCGCAACCTCGACCGCCGCGTCGAGGCCCTTGTTCGCGTGGTCGACCCCGTGCAGGTGCAAGAGCTGACGACCCTGTTCACCCTGGCGATGGACGACGGCACGAGCTCGTGGCACCTGGGCTCCGAGGGCGAGTGGACGCGGCACAGCGTCGACGATGCCGGGGCGCCCCTCATCGACCTGCAGGAGCACACGATGGCTCTCGTCCAGCGCAAGCGTCGGGCCCGGACGGCGCGGTGA
- a CDS encoding sensor histidine kinase, which produces MEQPQLVLLALLAGLLVGAAVVGLVVAALRARDRSLAQTSSEVPEGVEAMLGAMDDPAFVCDTSSTVLALSPAAEVFGVHAGEVIASEELKRVSRVARDTGSGIAENLRLRRGAAPAEPRLVAVRATPISARLTLLVLRDITEHERVEEMRRDFVANTSHELKTPVGAVSLLAEAIESAADDPAQVRHFSSRLQAEVTRLAALVNRILSLSRLQASDELRDVRDVSIDEVVTAAVEGYAIQADAAQVTVVRGGTKGLWVRGEPQILTEAVGNLVANAIAYSPEGSKVGVGIKLDDTVVEIAVTDRGIGIPESDQHRVFERFYRADQARSRRTGGTGLGLSIVKHAVQRHGGEVRLWSRPDRGSTFTIRLPMSEAPDLESVRPKPRRKGRKGSATTPVPAKGDTA; this is translated from the coding sequence ATGGAACAACCGCAGCTCGTGCTGCTCGCGCTCCTCGCAGGACTCCTGGTCGGGGCCGCGGTGGTCGGCCTCGTGGTCGCAGCCCTCCGCGCCCGCGACCGTTCCCTCGCACAGACCTCCTCGGAGGTCCCCGAGGGTGTGGAGGCCATGCTGGGGGCGATGGACGACCCCGCATTCGTCTGCGACACCTCATCGACCGTGCTGGCGCTCTCGCCGGCCGCCGAGGTGTTCGGCGTCCACGCCGGAGAGGTGATCGCCAGCGAGGAGCTCAAGCGCGTGTCCCGGGTGGCGCGCGACACCGGCTCGGGCATCGCCGAGAACCTGCGCCTGCGCCGCGGCGCCGCTCCCGCCGAACCGCGCCTCGTGGCCGTGCGGGCCACGCCCATCTCGGCCCGCCTCACCCTGCTCGTCCTGCGCGACATCACCGAGCACGAGCGCGTGGAAGAGATGCGCCGAGACTTCGTGGCCAACACGAGTCACGAACTGAAGACCCCCGTCGGCGCGGTGAGCCTTCTCGCCGAGGCGATCGAGTCCGCCGCCGACGACCCCGCCCAGGTGCGGCACTTCTCGTCGCGCCTGCAGGCGGAGGTCACCCGACTGGCTGCGCTCGTCAACCGCATCCTCAGCCTCTCGCGCCTGCAGGCCTCCGACGAGCTGCGCGACGTGCGCGACGTCTCGATCGACGAGGTCGTCACGGCCGCGGTCGAGGGGTACGCGATCCAGGCGGATGCCGCCCAGGTCACGGTGGTCCGCGGGGGGACGAAGGGCCTGTGGGTGCGCGGGGAGCCGCAGATCCTCACCGAGGCCGTCGGCAACCTGGTGGCCAACGCCATCGCTTACTCGCCCGAGGGATCGAAGGTCGGAGTGGGCATCAAGCTCGACGACACGGTCGTCGAGATCGCCGTCACCGACCGCGGGATCGGCATCCCCGAGAGCGACCAGCACCGCGTCTTCGAGCGCTTCTACCGCGCCGACCAGGCGCGCTCGCGCCGGACCGGCGGAACGGGACTCGGCCTGTCGATCGTGAAGCACGCCGTCCAGCGCCACGGGGGAGAGGTGCGGCTGTGGTCGCGGCCCGACCGCGGCTCGACCTTCACCATCCGCCTTCCGATGTCGGAAGCTCCCGACCTCGAGAGCGTCCGTCCCAAACCCCGTCGCAAGGGCCGCAAGGGCTCCGCGACGACCCCCGTACCCGCGAAGGGAGACACCGCATGA
- a CDS encoding FABP family protein, with translation MIEIPTDLPADLVPLSWLVGVWEGTGVIDYEVDGRSFSGEFAHRVSFSHDGGAFLNYSADAWLLEGEERRPLVSEIGYWRLARPVGDADAGPGLLPATAAPVTRTADDVEALRNTDGGFDIEVSLAHADGILELYVGQVKGPRIDLATDAVVRTAGAKTYTAATRLYGLVDNHLLWAWDIAALGRELGSHASARLARAE, from the coding sequence GTGATCGAGATCCCGACCGATCTTCCGGCTGACCTCGTTCCGCTCTCGTGGTTGGTCGGCGTCTGGGAGGGTACCGGCGTCATCGACTACGAGGTCGACGGTCGATCCTTCTCGGGTGAGTTCGCCCACCGGGTGAGCTTCAGCCACGATGGCGGTGCGTTCCTGAACTACTCCGCCGACGCGTGGCTCCTCGAGGGAGAAGAGCGGCGACCGCTCGTCTCCGAGATCGGCTACTGGCGCCTCGCGCGGCCGGTCGGAGACGCCGATGCCGGTCCCGGACTGCTCCCGGCGACTGCGGCCCCGGTGACCCGCACGGCCGATGACGTCGAAGCGCTTCGCAACACCGACGGCGGCTTCGACATCGAGGTGAGCCTGGCGCACGCCGACGGCATCCTCGAGCTCTACGTCGGGCAGGTGAAGGGCCCGCGCATCGACCTGGCGACGGATGCCGTCGTCCGCACGGCCGGAGCGAAGACCTACACCGCGGCCACCCGCCTCTACGGTCTCGTCGACAACCACCTGCTGTGGGCCTGGGACATCGCCGCCCTCGGTCGCGAGCTCGGCTCGCACGCCTCGGCTCGACTGGCTCGGGCGGAGTGA
- a CDS encoding FUSC family protein codes for MSTDDSSTTVGVVVARSRWRTTLGRRFVRVRESLPAIAQIVVAATAAFAFAHVVLGHPVPLLAATVTVSSLGLVRDARPWRVAETVMGMLVGILIAEVVLIVAGAGWWQIALAMTVTLVVARFLSPQPGFALAAVVQSLIALVLVSGVPFLRLVDGAVGGVAALIVTALIPRTLRRTELRDADELFDAMDAAMDTIVRALRKGDRARAERGLERARSLQTYVDAWSGSLESGREVARISPFLRRQRTELDRHERVRGALDLTTRNLRVVARRAAYLCADGESRPVPADLLAELARGAGLVRDGLDDISLEPVAREAIGAVARRLDPAVLLPDGRVGELNLIAALRPLAVDLLVAAGMPSADARELLPRV; via the coding sequence ATGAGCACCGACGACTCCTCGACGACCGTCGGGGTCGTCGTCGCCCGTTCGCGCTGGCGCACGACGCTGGGTCGTCGCTTCGTCCGCGTCCGCGAGTCGCTCCCCGCGATCGCCCAGATCGTCGTCGCCGCCACGGCCGCCTTCGCGTTCGCCCACGTCGTCCTCGGGCATCCGGTGCCGCTGCTGGCGGCGACCGTGACGGTGTCGAGCCTGGGCCTCGTCCGCGACGCACGTCCGTGGCGGGTGGCCGAGACGGTCATGGGCATGCTGGTCGGCATCCTGATCGCCGAGGTCGTGCTGATCGTGGCGGGCGCGGGATGGTGGCAGATCGCCCTCGCGATGACGGTCACGCTCGTGGTCGCACGCTTCCTCTCGCCGCAGCCGGGGTTCGCGCTCGCCGCGGTGGTGCAGTCGCTCATCGCCCTCGTCCTGGTCTCGGGCGTCCCGTTCCTCCGCCTGGTCGACGGCGCGGTCGGGGGTGTCGCGGCGCTGATCGTGACCGCGCTCATCCCGCGAACTCTGCGTCGCACCGAGTTGCGCGATGCCGACGAGCTATTCGACGCTATGGACGCGGCCATGGACACGATCGTTCGGGCCCTGCGCAAGGGCGACCGGGCCCGGGCGGAGCGCGGTCTCGAGCGTGCCCGTTCGCTGCAGACCTACGTCGACGCGTGGAGCGGGTCGCTCGAATCCGGTCGCGAGGTCGCCCGCATCTCGCCGTTCCTGCGCCGCCAGCGAACCGAACTCGACCGCCACGAGCGGGTGCGCGGGGCGCTGGATCTCACGACGCGGAATCTGCGCGTCGTCGCTCGGCGTGCGGCGTACCTCTGCGCCGACGGCGAGAGCCGGCCCGTTCCCGCCGACCTTCTGGCCGAGCTGGCCCGAGGGGCGGGGCTCGTGCGCGACGGCCTCGACGACATCTCACTCGAGCCCGTCGCCCGCGAGGCGATCGGGGCGGTCGCTCGGCGGCTCGACCCGGCGGTCCTCCTCCCGGACGGGCGCGTCGGTGAGCTCAACCTCATCGCGGCCCTGCGTCCGCTCGCCGTCGATCTGCTCGTCGCTGCCGGGATGCCCTCGGCCGACGCGCGCGAACTCCTGCCGCGCGTCTGA
- a CDS encoding class I SAM-dependent methyltransferase, with protein sequence MTPSPVGRPTRGTTGVNRLRRIDRWIARHPVLRRTDDPLVVDLGFGASAVTPLELLARLRSQRPDAEVLGLEIDPDRVARAREQAAGVEGVSFARGGFEVPLPGSRRPAVIRAMNVLRQYDEGDVDDAWGRMCARLQPDGILVEGTCDEIGRIATWAEVGADAVPRSLTISLRLAELDSPAIAAERLPKALIHRNVEGERVHEFVASLDREWTRAAVVAPFGPVHRWRTAMRALADAGWPLLRRERWRLGEVGVAWEAVAPR encoded by the coding sequence GTGACCCCCTCCCCCGTCGGCCGGCCCACGCGCGGCACGACCGGGGTCAATCGCCTCCGCCGGATCGATCGCTGGATCGCCCGTCACCCCGTCCTCCGCCGCACCGACGACCCCCTCGTGGTCGATCTCGGCTTCGGCGCGAGTGCCGTGACACCCCTCGAGCTTCTCGCCCGTCTGCGCAGTCAGCGACCGGATGCCGAGGTCCTCGGTCTCGAGATCGACCCCGACCGCGTCGCCCGAGCACGCGAGCAGGCCGCCGGCGTCGAGGGCGTGTCCTTCGCGCGCGGCGGGTTCGAGGTGCCGCTGCCCGGGAGCCGTCGCCCCGCGGTCATCCGCGCCATGAACGTCCTGCGGCAATACGACGAGGGCGACGTCGACGACGCCTGGGGCCGCATGTGCGCGCGGCTGCAGCCGGACGGCATCCTGGTCGAGGGCACCTGCGATGAGATCGGTCGCATCGCGACCTGGGCCGAGGTGGGGGCGGATGCCGTTCCCCGCAGCCTCACCATCTCGCTGCGTCTCGCCGAGCTCGACTCCCCCGCGATCGCCGCCGAACGCCTGCCGAAGGCCCTGATCCACCGCAACGTCGAGGGCGAGCGCGTGCACGAGTTCGTGGCATCCCTCGATCGGGAGTGGACCCGCGCTGCGGTGGTCGCCCCGTTCGGGCCGGTCCACCGCTGGCGCACGGCGATGCGGGCCCTGGCGGACGCGGGGTGGCCCCTGCTGCGCCGCGAGCGGTGGAGACTCGGCGAGGTGGGCGTGGCGTGGGAGGCCGTCGCTCCGCGCTGA
- the phoU gene encoding phosphate signaling complex protein PhoU, whose translation MREVFHQSLEDVQSRLVEIADLVTVAIDRATRAFGTSDVSLAEEVIEADAVIDEKAFELDELAIEILARQQPVARDLRIVVTALRVSASLERMGDMAEHIAQLARSRFPERAIPKGLKSTFTRMGELDVEVARKLAELLRTQDLRIAEAIRDADDDIDELHVSVFEKVLGDSWKGEATATVDATLASRYHERFADHAVSVAKKVVYLATGDWAGADDESAHEPSPVI comes from the coding sequence ATGCGCGAAGTATTCCACCAGTCCCTCGAGGACGTTCAGAGCCGACTGGTCGAAATCGCCGACCTCGTGACCGTCGCGATCGACCGCGCCACGCGAGCCTTCGGCACGAGCGACGTCTCCCTCGCCGAAGAGGTCATCGAAGCCGACGCCGTCATCGACGAGAAGGCCTTCGAGCTCGACGAGCTCGCGATCGAGATCCTCGCCCGCCAGCAGCCCGTCGCCCGCGATCTGCGCATCGTCGTCACCGCCCTCCGCGTGAGCGCCTCGCTCGAGCGCATGGGCGACATGGCCGAGCACATCGCCCAGCTGGCGCGTTCGCGCTTCCCCGAGCGGGCCATCCCCAAGGGCCTGAAGAGCACCTTCACCCGCATGGGCGAGCTCGACGTCGAGGTGGCGCGCAAGCTCGCCGAGCTGCTGCGCACGCAGGACCTCCGCATCGCCGAGGCCATCCGCGACGCCGACGACGACATCGACGAGCTGCACGTCAGCGTCTTCGAGAAGGTGCTCGGCGACTCCTGGAAGGGCGAGGCCACCGCCACGGTCGACGCCACCCTCGCCAGCCGGTACCACGAGCGCTTCGCCGACCACGCCGTCTCGGTCGCGAAGAAGGTCGTCTACCTCGCGACGGGCGACTGGGCCGGCGCCGACGACGAGTCCGCTCACGAACCGAGCCCGGTCATCTGA
- a CDS encoding phosphoglyceromutase, whose product MPHTLILLRHGQSEWNKTNQFTGWVDVRLTDQGKAEAKRGGELLAESGVLPDVLHTSVLSRAIQTANLALDAADRLWIPVKRSWRLNERHYGALQGKDKAQTLEEFGNEQFMLWRRSFDVPPPALPADDQYSQVGDPRYDGIDGEVPDTESLKIVIDRMLPYWHSDIVPDLQAGKTVLVTAHGNSLRGLVKHLEGISDADIAELNIPTGIPLVYRLDDDMKPLGPGEYLDPEAAAAGAAAVAAQGNKH is encoded by the coding sequence ATGCCTCACACGCTGATCCTCCTCCGCCACGGGCAGAGCGAGTGGAACAAGACCAACCAGTTCACCGGCTGGGTCGACGTGCGACTCACCGATCAGGGCAAGGCCGAGGCGAAGCGCGGCGGCGAACTGCTCGCCGAGTCCGGCGTCCTGCCCGACGTGCTGCACACTTCGGTGCTGAGCCGCGCGATCCAGACGGCCAACCTCGCCCTCGACGCCGCCGACCGCCTCTGGATCCCGGTCAAGCGGTCGTGGCGCCTCAACGAGCGTCACTACGGCGCCCTGCAGGGCAAGGACAAGGCGCAGACCCTCGAGGAGTTCGGCAACGAGCAGTTCATGCTCTGGCGTCGCTCGTTCGACGTTCCGCCGCCGGCGCTGCCCGCCGACGACCAGTACAGCCAGGTGGGCGACCCCCGCTACGACGGCATCGACGGCGAGGTGCCCGACACCGAGTCCTTGAAGATCGTCATCGACCGCATGCTGCCCTACTGGCACAGCGACATCGTCCCCGACCTGCAGGCGGGCAAAACCGTGCTCGTCACCGCGCACGGCAACTCGCTGCGCGGGCTGGTCAAGCACCTCGAGGGCATCAGCGACGCCGATATCGCCGAGCTGAACATCCCCACCGGCATCCCGTTGGTGTACCGCCTCGACGACGACATGAAGCCGCTCGGCCCGGGCGAGTACCTCGACCCCGAGGCCGCGGCCGCCGGTGCCGCCGCCGTCGCCGCTCAGGGCAACAAGCACTGA